One window of the Candidatus Dependentiae bacterium genome contains the following:
- the dnaK gene encoding molecular chaperone DnaK, translating into MAKKIIGIDLGTTNSVVSFMEGGQPKVIPNKEGNNTTPSMVAFTKDGKRLVGTMAKRQAVTNPENTIFSAKRFIGKDFSQVAEEVKRMPYKVVKNSKGSISIEIQNKEYSTQEISAAILSHLKQVAEEYLGTSVTEAVVTVPAYFNDAQRQATKDAGRIAGLDVKRIINEPTAAALAYGMDKKKAGNIAVFDFGGGTFDVSILEINDGVIEVKSTNGDTHLGGDDIDLRILDFLVDAFKKEHGIDLQRDTSALQRLKEAAEKAKKELSALQETEINLPYITADATGPKHLVTTLSRAKLESLCADIFNRLVEPCKKALNDAKINPNEINEVILVGGSTRIPKVQNLVKELFGKEPNRSVNPDEVVADGAAIQGGVLAGEVNDVLLLDVTPLTLGIETLGGVATPLIERNTTIPTRKSQVFSTAEDNQTAVDIRVVQGERQFAKDNKQLGQFRLDGIPAAPRGVPQVEVTFDIDANGIVHVSAKDKASGKEQKITITNSSGLDKSEIERMVREAQEHADSDKKAKEVVEKRNQLDGIILQVEKTLKDNKEKLAEADITATEQAVVKAKQALKDHAENAEELQKATEELLQASHKVAEILYKEQGTQQQTADQAHQSGPQQSSTEQGPIDAEIS; encoded by the coding sequence ATGGCAAAAAAAATAATCGGTATCGACTTGGGTACCACTAACTCAGTGGTATCATTCATGGAAGGTGGGCAACCAAAAGTTATCCCTAACAAAGAAGGTAACAACACCACCCCATCTATGGTAGCATTTACCAAAGATGGTAAACGTTTGGTTGGTACTATGGCAAAGCGTCAAGCGGTAACCAATCCAGAAAACACCATCTTCTCTGCAAAGCGTTTCATCGGTAAAGATTTTTCTCAAGTAGCCGAAGAAGTTAAACGCATGCCATACAAAGTCGTAAAAAATAGCAAAGGCAGCATCAGCATCGAAATTCAGAATAAAGAATACTCAACGCAGGAAATTTCTGCAGCTATCTTGAGCCACCTCAAACAAGTAGCAGAAGAATACCTAGGTACCTCAGTTACAGAAGCAGTAGTCACCGTCCCTGCATACTTTAATGACGCACAACGTCAGGCAACCAAAGATGCTGGAAGAATTGCTGGACTCGATGTAAAACGTATTATTAACGAACCTACCGCTGCAGCATTAGCATATGGTATGGACAAAAAGAAAGCCGGCAATATTGCTGTATTCGACTTCGGTGGTGGTACCTTTGACGTATCTATATTAGAAATTAATGATGGCGTCATAGAAGTAAAATCAACCAATGGGGATACCCATTTGGGTGGTGATGACATCGATTTACGTATATTAGATTTCTTAGTTGATGCATTCAAAAAAGAACATGGTATTGACTTGCAACGCGACACGTCAGCACTACAACGATTAAAAGAAGCAGCAGAGAAAGCTAAAAAAGAACTTTCTGCGCTCCAAGAAACAGAAATCAATTTACCATACATTACCGCTGATGCAACAGGGCCAAAACACTTAGTAACTACCCTATCACGTGCAAAGCTTGAAAGCCTATGCGCTGATATTTTCAATCGTTTGGTAGAACCATGCAAAAAAGCATTAAATGATGCAAAGATCAACCCAAATGAGATCAACGAAGTGATCTTAGTCGGTGGATCAACACGCATTCCAAAAGTGCAAAACTTGGTTAAAGAACTTTTTGGCAAAGAACCAAACCGATCAGTAAACCCAGATGAAGTCGTTGCCGATGGTGCAGCTATTCAAGGTGGTGTACTTGCAGGTGAAGTTAATGATGTATTATTACTTGACGTTACTCCACTAACCTTAGGTATTGAAACATTGGGCGGCGTTGCAACACCATTGATTGAACGTAATACAACAATTCCAACAAGAAAATCACAAGTATTCTCAACTGCAGAAGACAACCAAACAGCAGTAGACATCCGAGTAGTACAAGGTGAACGCCAGTTTGCAAAAGATAATAAACAACTTGGCCAATTCAGACTTGATGGCATTCCAGCTGCTCCACGTGGTGTACCGCAAGTTGAAGTTACCTTTGATATTGATGCCAATGGTATTGTGCATGTATCTGCAAAAGATAAAGCATCCGGTAAAGAACAAAAAATCACGATCACCAATAGTAGCGGTCTTGATAAATCAGAAATCGAACGCATGGTACGCGAAGCACAAGAACATGCAGATTCAGATAAAAAAGCCAAAGAAGTGGTAGAAAAACGTAACCAACTTGATGGCATTATTTTGCAAGTAGAAAAAACATTAAAAGACAACAAAGAAAAACTTGCTGAAGCTGATATTACGGCAACTGAACAAGCGGTCGTAAAAGCTAAACAAGCTCTGAAAGATCACGCTGAAAATGCAGAAGAACTGCAAAAAGCAACTGAAGAGTTGTTGCAAGCTTCACATAAAGTTGCTGAAATCTTGTACAAAGAACAAGGGACACAACAACAAACAGCTGATCAAGCACACCAATCTGGCCCACAACAAAGTTCAACCGAACAAGGCCCAATTGATGCAGAAATAAGCTAA
- a CDS encoding ankyrin repeat domain-containing protein has translation MRLRKALFLSLGIKCAVLLFILCLVRTHIVVHAFDNILFDFNSSLPEMRSALARGVNVDMRNEEGMTPLMIAARRGDLERARFLVRSGADINARSLTWNNMTPLQFAVLYGANLNSMAIAKFLIDSGADVQVQDSNGDTVLHNSLQIITAYKQRMDMVSFLIKHGALVNAQNKKGNTMLHDAVEIRDQDWIELFRKDFFLLIDENVKNNKGFTAYEYALDFLFTDLARKFNEKPAIVGMRATEPIDTFSAVGLTPLMYAVLAHNKDLVQELINVRGARVNLRSQDNLQYPPLQLAMLQQNVPMVELLLKSNADISVQNASGQNSMEFIEWVTNSSDRKKILNLFMQTGANINMQGRDGNTLLHRVVMRNDLEFGNYMIKTYGKLINAGIKNNDYNTPLNLANQANNRPMIDLINRLNRSSK, from the coding sequence ATGAGGCTGCGAAAAGCACTTTTTCTATCGCTTGGTATAAAATGCGCCGTTTTATTATTTATTTTATGTTTAGTGCGTACTCATATTGTAGTTCATGCATTTGATAATATTTTATTTGATTTTAATAGCTCTTTACCAGAGATGCGTAGTGCGTTGGCACGTGGTGTGAATGTTGATATGCGTAATGAAGAGGGTATGACTCCCTTGATGATTGCAGCAAGGCGTGGTGATTTGGAGCGTGCTCGGTTTCTTGTGCGCAGTGGTGCAGATATAAACGCACGATCACTCACCTGGAACAATATGACGCCATTACAATTTGCCGTGTTATACGGTGCCAACCTCAATAGTATGGCAATTGCAAAGTTTTTGATTGATAGTGGTGCGGATGTCCAGGTTCAAGATTCCAATGGTGATACCGTGTTGCATAATAGTTTGCAAATTATTACTGCCTATAAACAACGAATGGATATGGTTAGTTTTTTAATTAAACATGGTGCATTGGTAAATGCTCAGAATAAAAAAGGTAACACGATGCTGCATGATGCCGTAGAAATTCGTGATCAAGATTGGATTGAATTGTTCCGCAAAGATTTTTTTCTTCTTATCGATGAAAATGTAAAAAATAACAAAGGATTTACCGCGTATGAATATGCATTAGATTTTCTGTTTACCGATCTGGCGCGAAAATTTAACGAAAAACCTGCTATTGTTGGTATGCGTGCAACTGAACCAATTGATACATTTAGCGCAGTTGGGCTTACACCCTTGATGTATGCAGTACTTGCTCATAACAAAGACCTAGTCCAAGAACTGATTAATGTTCGTGGTGCACGTGTAAATTTAAGATCACAAGATAATTTACAGTACCCACCATTGCAACTTGCCATGTTGCAGCAGAATGTTCCTATGGTTGAACTATTACTCAAAAGCAATGCGGATATTTCAGTGCAAAATGCCTCTGGCCAAAACTCTATGGAATTTATCGAATGGGTTACCAATAGCAGTGATCGTAAGAAGATACTCAATCTTTTTATGCAGACTGGCGCTAATATCAATATGCAGGGTAGGGATGGTAATACATTGCTTCATCGTGTAGTTATGCGTAATGATTTAGAATTTGGTAATTACATGATTAAAACGTATGGGAAGCTGATAAATGCTGGCATTAAAAACAATGATTATAATACCCCTTTAAATCTAGCTAATCAGGCTAATAATAGGCCTATGATTGATCTGATTAATCGCCTTAATCGGTCCTCAAAATAA